A DNA window from Mytilus edulis chromosome 14, xbMytEdul2.2, whole genome shotgun sequence contains the following coding sequences:
- the LOC139502635 gene encoding uncharacterized protein, whose product MTEKNEKDLFDRVKSKKWEMAKLPAGSSLGCLFSWIGTKGDYESAQRKSLTTKGWRRYTSTFTNEGKLMLARLSVVMWGGIAAYVAYRFLRPERKLKLEKEPVG is encoded by the exons ATGaccgaaaaaaatgaaaaagacctaTTCGATAGAGTTAAATCTAAAAAATGGGAAATGGCAAAATTACCTGCAGGAAGCAGCTTAGGGTGTTTATTTTCTTGGATAGG caCTAAAGGAGATTATGAAAGCGCCCAAAGAAAATCATTAACAACAAAAGGTTGGAGGAGATACACAAGTACATTTACAAATGAAGGGAAACTGATG tTAGCCCGTCTTTCTGTGGTGATGTGGGGTGGAATTGCTGCATATGTTGCCTACAGGTTCCTGAGACCAGAGAGgaaattaaaacttgaaaaagaACCAGTTGGATAA
- the LOC139504056 gene encoding uncharacterized protein: MSGLFHQVVYQIGISQYRSSAYHQEFQGALERFHQTLKNMIRNVCLQFDRDWDDGVHFLLFAVREAVQESLGFSPFGLVLGHTLRGPLKLIKEEWLAEHTDLNLLDYESNIKEKWYTALQIAQKNFLKCTEQDENMV; the protein is encoded by the coding sequence atgtcaggtttatttcaCCAAGTCGTGTACCAGATAGGGATTTctcagtatagatcaagtgcTTACCATCAAGAATttcaaggtgccttagaacgttttcatcaaacattgaagaacatgattagaaatgtttgtcttcaatttgacagagactgggatgatggagttcactttctactttttgcggtccgagaggctgttcaagaatcccttggtTTTAGTCCTTTTGGGTTGGTACTTGGCCATACTctaaggggaccgttaaaattgattaaggaagaGTGGCTTGCTGAACAcactgacttgaatcttttagactatgaatctaatattaaagaaaaatggTATACTGCTTtacaaattgctcagaaaaactttttaaaatgtacagaacaagatgaaaatatggtatga